The Plasmodium brasilianum strain Bolivian I chromosome 14, whole genome shotgun sequence genome contains a region encoding:
- a CDS encoding cAMP-dependent protein kinase regulatory subunit — MRALTQKKIRSNTPKVKAVGQWRQGKENSGDQSSPSMQDKDIQEQFEKYEQTIRSNSKKNNFTQKCTNVDDSKNDLLSELSINKREDDNSKEQTINNDILGEQGSPKNENELMISLNKKNIINEEYSSDEDETECLSEMDRKEMELKESDLVNLNASQGKRMSVSAEAYGEWNKKKDNFVAKVYKKDEHEKAKIREALNESFLFNHLNKMEMETIVDAFFDENVEQGVNIINEGDDGDLLYVIDEGEVEIYKTKENGKEILTILKSKDVFGELALLYNSKRAATAKALTKCHLWALDRESFTYIIKDNVAKKRQMYEDVLKQITILKGMDPYERSKVADCLKTKTYSDGDIIINEGEQGDTFYILIEGNATALKDNKVIKTYNKGDYFGELALLKNQPRAATVKAQNTCQVVYLDRKSFKRLLGPIEEILHRNVENYKKVLKQLGLDTTCIEGN; from the exons ATGCGAGCATtaactcaaaaaaaaataagaagcaATACACCGAAAGTTAAGGCAGTTGGACAATG GAGAcaaggaaaagaaaattcaGGAGACCAAAGTTCACCAAGCATGCAAGATAAAGATATACAAGaacaatttgaaaaatacGAACAAACAATTAGGAgtaatagcaaaaaaaataattttacacaAAAGTGTACTAATGTTGACGATagtaaaaatgatttattaaGTGAACTgtcaataaataaaagagagGACGATAATTCAAAAGAACAGACAATAAACAATGATATTTTGGGTGAACAAGGATCCcccaaaaatgaaaatgaactTATGATTtccttaaataaaaaaaatataatta ACGAAGAATATTCAAGCGACGAAGACGAAACTGAGTGCCTTAGCGAAATGGACAGAAAAGAGATGGAATTAAAAGAGTCGGATTTGGTCAATTTGAACGCTAGTCAGGGTAAAAGGATGTCGGTCAGTGCTGAGGCTTATGGTgaatggaacaaaaaaaaagataattttgTAGCAAAGGTATATAAGAAGGATGAACATGAAAAAGCCAAAATACGTGAAGCGTTAAAtgaatcatttttatttaatcatTTAAATAAGATGGAAATGGAAACAATCGTTGATGCATTTTTTGATGAGAATGTTGAACAAggtgtaaatataataaatgaaggAGACGATGGagatttattatatgtaattgaTGAAGGAGAagtagaaatatataaaacaaaagaaaatggaaaagaaattttaaccATATTAAAATCAAAGGATGTATTTGGTGAATTagctttattatataattcgaAAAGAGCTGCAACAGCTAAGGCTTTAACAAAATGTCATCTATGGGCTTTGGATAGAGAATCctttacatacataataaaagataatgTTGCTAAGAAAAGACAAATGTATGAAGATGTGTTAAAACAAATTACTATATTAAAAGGTATGGACCCTTATGAGAGATCAAAAGTAGCTGATtgtttaaaaacaaaaacatattCTGATGGagatataattataaatgaagGAGAACAAGGagatacattttatatattaattgaaGGAAATGCTACTGCcttaaaagataataaagTTATTAAAACATACAATAAAGGAGACTATTTTGGTGAATTAgctcttttaaaaaatcaacCAAGAGCTGCTACTGTAAAGGCGCAAAACACTTGTCAAGTTGTCTACCTAGACagaaaaagttttaaaagaCTTTTAGGGCCAATAGAAGAAATATTACATAGAAATGtagaaaattataagaagGTCTTAAAACAGTTAGGGTTAGACACCACATGCATTGAAGGGAACTAA
- a CDS encoding hypothetical protein (conserved Plasmodium protein): protein MTKLATAILYSTYGRNLGNFLFNTFLFFASYLNLVCLMLKKISWLFNVTGYRELYSLYNIKHKCMKEFAKEKKNIQLLNIASIHDLDILNNSIRGTETEINERLSTDIEDFYNDEYNFDFIDMVQDDFDE, encoded by the exons ATGACAAAATTAGCGACAGCAATATTATATTCTACTTATGGAAGAAATTtaggaaattttttatttaacacatttttattttttgccaGTTATCTAAATTTGGTTTGTCTTATGTTGAAAAAG ATATCTTGGCTGTTCAACGTTACGGGCTACAGAGAATTGTATA GCTTATATAATATCAAACACAAATGTATGAAAGAATTTgctaaagaaaaaaagaatatacaaCTTTTAAATATTGCCAGTATACATGATTtggatattttaaataattctatACGTGGAACGGAAACCGAAATTAACGAACGACTCTCAACAGATATTGAGGATTTTTATAATGACGAATATAACTTT